A window from Salvelinus fontinalis isolate EN_2023a chromosome 8, ASM2944872v1, whole genome shotgun sequence encodes these proteins:
- the LOC129861513 gene encoding uncharacterized protein LOC129861513: MCWLYTGGTGTESMWRLYTGGTGTESMWRLYTGGTGTESMWRLYTGGTGTESMWRLYTGGTGTESMWRLYTGGTSTESMWRLYTGGTGTESMWRLYTGGTGTESMWRLYAGSTGTESMWRLYTGGTGTESMWRLYTGGTSTESMWRLYRGYEYRVNVEAIYRGYRYRVNVETIYREVLVQSQCGGYIQGVTVQSQCGGYIQEVPVQSQCGGYIQGVPVQSQCGGYIQGVTVQSQCGGYIQGVTVQSQCGGYIQGVPVQSQCGGYIQGVQVESQCGGYIQGVPVQSQCGGYIQGVPVQSQCGGYIQGVTVQSQCGGYIQGVPVQSQCGGYIQGGTGTESMWRLYTGGSGTESIFI; this comes from the exons atgtgttggctatatacagggggtaccggtacagagtcaatgtggaggctatatacagggggtaccggtacagagtcaatgtggaggctatatacagggggtaccggtacagagtcaatgtggaggctatatacagggggtaccggtacagagtcaatgtggaggctatatacagggggtaccggtacagagtcaatgtggaggctatatacagggggtactagtacagagtcaatgtggaggctatatacagggggtaccggtacagagtcaatgtggaggctatatacagggggtaccggtacagagtcaatgtggaggctatatgcagggagtaccggtacagagtcaatgtggaggctatatacagggggtaccggtacagagtcaatgtggagactatatacagggggtaccagtacagagtcaatgtggaggctatacagggggtacgagtacagagtcaatgtggaggctatatacagggggtaccggtacagagtcaatgtggagactatatacagg gaggtactggtacagagtcaatgtggaggctatatacagggtgttacagtacagagtcaatgtggaggctatatacaggaggtaccggtacagagtcaatgtggaggctatatacagggtgtaccggtacagagtcagtgtggaggctatatacagggtgttacggtacagagtcagtgtggaggctatatacagggtgttacggtacagagtcaatgtggaggctatatacagggggtaccggtacagagtcaatgtggaggctacatacagggggtacaggtggagagtcaatgtggaggctatatacagggggtaccggtacagagtcaatgtgggggctatatacagggggtaccggtacagagtcaatgtggaggctatatacagggtgttacggtacagagtcaatgtggaggctatatacagggagtaccggtacagagtcaatgtggaggctatatacaggggggtaccggtacagagtcaatgtggaggctatatacagggggtagcggtacagagtcaat TTttatttga
- the LOC129861373 gene encoding alpha-1,3-mannosyl-glycoprotein 4-beta-N-acetylglucosaminyltransferase C-like encodes MRWTYKKSVTTGTVFLLLAVLYFSLPLDLRSAWVEEWQVRTFSSDASWVDKGGYLPLNVSYQLLAGTPPTEKKYLTIGLCSVSRPKGSYLISTLSSIFSRSSPAELNSMLVVVLLTDFNAQWRATTLGEITANFPSQLKADQLLVVHVPKQYYPPMTGLKRNFNDKADRVRFRSKQNVDYSFLLQFCTGRSLLYLQLEDDVSCSHHFLSAIRRRVQQMEVPWATLEFSALGYIGKLYHSEHLPLLSRFLFLFYQEMPCDFLFSHFRVLLTQSEVIRFTPSLFQHTGSYSSYLGTFNKLKDDDYEDLYTNPAADVYSDIPVYMDHVPAMAWSPGTGTFFWGRSPSSGNHLTVTFKHPVVVTTITVVTGSAEGRDRLASATVELGLHPVTEKTGSGTTCQEFYSVGDLQGGRMDMTDVHKKRFGHASSCLKIRVTAKQNDWVIIKKIRITTKED; translated from the exons ATGCGGTGGACCTATAAGAAGAGCGTTACCACGGGAACAGTGTTCCTCCTCCTCGCCGTCCTTTACTTCAGTCTCCctctggacctcaggagcgcc tgggtGGAGGAGTGGCAGGTCCGGACTTTCTCCAGCGATGCATCGTGGGTAGACAAGGGAGGGTACCTGCCGCTGAACGTCTCCTATCAACTACTGGCAGGAACACCTCCTACTGAAAAGA agtaCCTGACCATTGGGCTGTGCTCGGTGAGTCGTCCTAAAGGCAGCTATCTGATCTCCACCTTGTCCTCCATCTTCTCCCGCTCCTCCCCGGCAGAGCTAAACTCCATGTTGGTGGTGGTACTGCTGACAGACTTCAATGCCCAATGGAGAGCGACCACGCTGGGGGAGATTACAGCTAACTTCCCCTCCCAGCTGAAGGCAGACCAGCTACTGGTGGTACATGTCCCCAAGCAGTACTACCCACCaatgacag GCCTGAAAAGGAACTTTAACGACAAGGCTGACCGTGTGAGGTTCCGCTCCAAACAGAACGTTGACTACAGCTTCCTGCTTCAGTTCTGCACTGGGCGTAGCCTGCTCTACCTGCAGCTGGAGGACGACGTCTCCTGCTCGCATCACTTCCTGTCCGCCATCAGGAGGCGTGTCCAGCAAATGGAAGTGCCCTGGGCCACGTTAGAGTTCTCAGCGCTGGGTTACATTGGGAAGCTGTACCACTCAGaacacctccccctcctctcacgcttcctcttcctgttctacCAGGAAATGCCCTGCGACTTCCTGTTCAGTCACTTCCGGGTGCTTTTGACGCAGAGCGAGGTGATCCGCTTCACACCATCACTGTTTCAACACACAGGCTCATACTCGTCCTACCTGGGAACCTTCAACAAGCTGAAGGATGACGACTACGAGGATCTCTACACCAACCCTGCTGCAGACGTCTATAGTGACATACCAG tctataTGGACCATGTGCCGGCCATGGCCTGGTCTCCTGGTACTGGAACCTTCTTCTGGGGGCGGAGTCCTTCTTCAGGGAACCACCTAACCGTCACCTTCAAACATCCTGTTGTGGTTACCACCATCACCGTGGTGACTGGTTCAGCAGAGGGTCGCGATCGGTTGGCATCTGCGACCGTAGAACTGGGTCTCCACCCGGTAACCGAGAAGACTGGGTCGGGGACAACGTGCCAAGAGTTCTATAGCGTTGGGGATCtgcagggagggaggatggacatGACGGACGTACACAAGAAGAGATTTGGACACGCCTCTTCCTGTCTGAAGATAAGAGTCACAGCCAAGCAGAATGACTGGGTTATCATCAAGAAGATCAGGATTACTACAAAGGAggactga